A part of Setaria viridis chromosome 8, Setaria_viridis_v4.0, whole genome shotgun sequence genomic DNA contains:
- the LOC117833679 gene encoding bisdemethoxycurcumin synthase: protein MSCNEHTSASGHPTTMAATAHPATVLRDTYQRQRADGPAAILAIGTANPANRIEQDEFTDWYFRVTKSDHLTKLKAKLKKISDKSGIRKRHFYHTEETIGGHPEIIDRAAPSLGARQGITTDAAHNLAADVASRAIVAWGRPAADITHLVVSTNAGAHEPGADLRLAGLLGLRPAVRRTLLYLHGCSAGLAALRVAKDIAENNRGARVLVACTQASILLFSPPDDDLIDLLVAMALFGDGAGAVIVGADPTGPIERPVFHMVSASQTTLPGTEHAVVTNFSESGLANTNLSVEVPMLVRGSIERCLADSLAPLGLPDASNGGWNGLFWALHPGGRAILDSYEAALGLEPRKLAASRHVLSEYGNMSGATVIFVLDEIRRRRRRQDDSDKDCQWGVMSGLGPGLTIETLVLHATGSQDGSY from the exons ATGTCGTGCAACGAACACACATCTGCTTCTGGCCATCCAACAACCATGGCTGCAACTGCCCATCCGGCCACCGTCCTCCGTGACACCTACCAGAGACAGCGTGCCGATGGCCCCGCGGCTATACTGGCCATCGGCACGGCAAACCCCGCGAACCGCATCGAACAAGACGAGTTCACCGACTGGTACTTCCGTGTTACCAAGAGCGACCACCTAACCAAGCTCAAAGCGAAGCTGAAGAAAATAT CCGACAAATCGGGCATCAGGAAGCGCCATTTCTACCACACCGAGGAGACGATCGGCGGCCACCCGGAGATAATCGACCGCGCGGCTCCGTCGCTTGGCGCTAGGCAGGGCATCACCACGGACGCCGCCCACAACCTCGCCGCGGACGTGGCGTCGAGAGCGATCGTGGCCTGGGGCCGCCCGGCGGCCGACATCACTCATCTTGTGGTCAGCACCAATGCCGGCGCCCACGAGCCGGGCGCGGACCTCCGCCTGGCCGGGCTCCTCGGACTCCGGCCGGCCGTGCGCCGTACGCTGCTCTACCTTCACGGCTGCTCTGCTGGCCTCGCCGCTCTCCGCGTCGCCAAGGATATCGCCGAGAACAACCGCGGCGCCCGCGTGCTCGTGGCGTGCACGCAGGCGAGCATCCTGCTGTTCAGTCCCCCGGACGATGACCTGATCGACCTCCTCGTCGCCATGGCCCTgttcggcgacggcgccggggcAGTCATTGTCGGCGCTGACCCGACCGGACCCATCGAGCGCCCCGTCTTCCACATGGTATCCGCCTCGCAGACGACGTTGCCGGGCACGGAGCACGCCGTGGTGACGAATTTTAGCGAGAGTGGCCTCGCCAACACCAACCTGTCCGTCGAGGTCCCGATGCTTGTCCGGGGCAGTATAGAGCGGTGCCTGGCGGACTCGCTGGCGCCGCTGGGCCTCCCTGACGCCAGCAATGGCGGCTGGAACGGGCTCTTCTGGGCCCTGCACCCCGGAGGCCGCGCCATCCTGGACAGCTACGAAGCCGCTCTCGGCCTGGAGCCTCGGAAGCTTGCGGCCAGCCGGCACGTGCTGAGCGAGTACGGCAACATGAGCGGTGCGACGGTCATCTTTGTTCTCGACGAGAtacgccggcgccgtcgtcgccaaGATGACTCCGACAAGGACTGCCAATGGGGAGTCATGTCGGGGCTGGGGCCTGGACTCACGATCGAGACACTAGTGTTGCATGCCACCGGCAGCCAGGATGGAAGCTACTAA
- the LOC117833800 gene encoding bisdemethoxycurcumin synthase: MAATTTLLNEIRRAQRADGPAAVLAIGTAVPANCVRQDEFTDWYFRITKSDHLAKLKAKMKKMCDKSGIKKRYFHHTEETIGGHPEFTDRAAAPSLGARLRVSADAVSELAAAAAERAIAEWGRPAADITHLVVATNSGAGEPGTDLRLAALLGLRPTVRRTLLYLHGCSAIFTAIGLAKDAAENNRGARVLVACAHAVLLPFRAPDENSLDTLVAMALFGDGAGAAIVGADPTTDPIERPVFHVVSSSQATLPGTEHAVAINLGESGVDYRMSVEVPALVRGGLERCLAESLAPLGLANASGTGWNGLLWAVHPGSRPLLDSYEAAMGLETGKLAASRCVLSEYGNMFGATVIFVLDEIRRRRQHGEEEGEDWQWGIMSGLGPGLTVETIVMHATAGRRNED; the protein is encoded by the exons ATGGCTGCGACCACCACCCTCCTCAATGAGATCCGCCGGGCGCAGCGTGCCGAtggccccgccgccgtgctggcCATCGGCACGGCCGTTCCGGCGAACTGCGTGCGCCAGGACGAGTTCACCGACTGGTACTTCCGCATCACCAAGAGCGACCACCTCGCCAAGCTCAAGGCCAAGATGAAAAAGATGT GTGACAAGTCAGGCATCAAGAAGCGCTATTTCCACCACACCGAGGAGACGATCGGCGGACACCCGGAGTTCACGgaccgcgcggcggcgccgtcgctggGCGCGCGGCTGCGTGTATCCGCGGACGCCGTGTCcgagctcgccgcggccgcggcggagaggGCGATCGCGGAGTGGGGCCGCCCGGCGGCCGACATCACGCACCTCGTTGTCGCCACAAACTCCGGCGCCGGGGAGCCGGGCACCGACCTCCGCCTCGCGGCGCTCCTGGGCCTCCGCCCGACCGTGCGCCGCACCCTGCTCTACCTCCACGGCTGCTCCGCGATCTTCACGGCGATCGGCCTCGCCAAGGACGCCGCCGAGAACAACCGCGGCGCCCGCGTGCTCGTGGCCTGCGCCCACGCCGTGCTCCTCCCCTTCCGCGCCCCCGACGAGAACAGCCTCGACACCCTCGTCGCCATGGCCCTGTTCGGCGACGGAGCCGGAGCAGCCATCGTCGGTGCCGACCCGACGACAGACCCCATCGAGCGCCCCGTGTTCCACGTCGTGTCGTCCTCGCAGGCGACGCTACCGGGGACGGAGCACGCCGTGGCGATCAACCTCGGCGAGAGTGGCGTCGACTACCGCATGTCCGTCGAGGTGCCGGCGCTCGTCCGCGGCGGCCTGGAGCGGTGCCTGGCGGAATCCCTGGCGCCGCTCGGCCTGGCGAACGCCAGCGGCACCGGCTGGAATGGTCTTCTCTGGGCGGTGCACCCTGGCAGCCGACCGCTCTTGGACAGCTACGAGGCCGCCATGGGGCTGGAAACCGGTAAGCTCGCAGCGAGCCGGTGCGTGCTGAGCGAGTACGGCAACATGTTCGGCGCGACGGTCATCTTTGTCCTGGATGAGatacggcggcgccgccagcatggtgaggaggaaggggaggattgGCAATGGGGGATCATGTCGGGGCTGGGGCCGGGGCTCACTGTCGAGACTATAGTTATGCATGCCACCGCTGGCAGGAGGAACGAAGACTAG